One stretch of Nicotiana tabacum cultivar K326 chromosome 18, ASM71507v2, whole genome shotgun sequence DNA includes these proteins:
- the LOC107827166 gene encoding spermidine hydroxycinnamoyl transferase-like, whose product MKVSLKNHWVVKPAEPTWNGTVSLSECDQTFAVTHVPTIYYYRFCQDCLPSTDNIIKTLRTSLSKALVHFYPLAGRLRWIAGSRLELDCNASGVVFTEAETEAKLDDLGDFSPSPDSNSLFPRVDYTIPIDELPLLFVQLTKFQCSGVALSFAISHAVVDGQSALYFLTEWASLARGEPLGNEPFHDRRLLRAGEPPIASPTFEHLQFNQPPLLLGKSSSEEEKKNETKGSMLKLTKNQVEMLRKKANQGNQGRSYTRYEVVTAHIWRCACKARGHKFEQPTNLCICVNIRKIMQPHLPKSFFGNAIVDVIANGVSGDITSRPLEYAARRVRAAIKIVTSDYANSTIDFLKNQEDLSKYQDIHAFRSKEGPFYGNPNLGVISWISLPLLGLDFGWGKEIHMSPGTHEYDGDCVILPGNEGDGSLTVAIILQAVHVDAFKKFFYEDIEC is encoded by the coding sequence ATGAAGGTTAGCTTGAAGAACCATTGGGTAGTGAAGCCAGCAGAGCCAACATGGAATGGCACTGTCTCCTTATCAGAATGTGATCAAACTTTTGCTGTAACTCATGTGCCAACCATTTATTACTACAGGTTTTGCCAGGATTGTCTTCCATCAACAGACAACATCATCAAAACCCTCAGGACCTCACTAAGCAAAGCACTAGTACACTTCTATCCATTGGCTGGTCGTTTGCGATGGATCGCTGGGTCCCGCCTCGAGCTCGACTGTAACGCCTCGGGAGTCGTGTTCACGGAAGCTGAAACCGAAGCCAAGCTGGATGATCTTGGTGATTTCTCGCCATCCCCTGACTCTAATAGCTTGTTTCCCCGTGTAGACTACACAATCCCAATTGATGAACTCCCTTTGTTGTTTGTTCAGCTTACTAAGTTTCAGTGTAGTGGTGTTGCACTAAGTTTTGCAATATCACATGCTGTGGTTGATGGCCAAAGTGCTCTTTACTTCCTCACCGAATGGGCTAGCCTTGCTCGCGGAGAGCCATTAGGGAACGAACCTTTTCATGATCGAAGATTGCTCCGAGCAGGAGAACCTCCAATTGCATCTCCAACGTTTGAGCATTTACAGTTTAATCAACCACCACTTTTGCTAGGGAAATCCAGCAGTGaagaggagaagaaaaatgaaacaaagggTTCCATGCTAAAACTTACAAAAAATCAAGTTGAAATGTTGAGAAAAAAGGCGAACCAAGGTAACCAAGGGCGTAGTTACACACGTTATGAAGTTGTGACTGCACATATATGGAGATGTGCATGCAAGGCAAGAGGTCATAAATTTGAGCAGCCTACTAATTTGTGCATTTGTGTTAACATACGCAAAATAATGCAACCACATTTGCCTAAATCCTTTTTTGGTAATGCCATAGTTGATGTTATTGCCAATGGCGTCTCGGGTGACATCACCTCGAGGCCATTGGAGTATGCTGCTCGAAGGGTACGAGCAGCCATTAAAATCGTGACGAGTGATTATGCAAATTCGACGATTGATTTCTTAAAAAACCAGGAGGATTTGTCAAAATATCAAGATATTCATGCATTTAGAAGCAAGGAAGGTCCTTTTTATGGAAACCCTAATCTTGGGGTTATAAGTTGGATAAGTTTGCCATTATTAGGATTGGATTTTGGGTGGGGAAAAGAGATTCATATGAGCCCCGGAACTCATGAATATGATGGTGATTGCGTGATACTTCCAGGAAATGAAGGGGATGGATCTTTGACTGTCGCAATCATTCTTCAAGCTGTTCATGTGGATGCTTTCAAGAAATTCTTCTATGAAGACATTGAATGTTGA
- the LOC107827165 gene encoding arabinogalactan O-methyltransferase 1-like: MLKLAIVGLVCTALIISILFRMSNNSILCRAPVLVGPGILPDTNSTKNDDIMSQQLKVDAVLHYATSRVIPQQTLDEIKVSFDVLKSLTPCNFLVFGLGHDSFMWASINPRGTTLFLEEDPKWVKAVIKDVPFLRTNTVNYRTKLSEAEKLIEHYHKEPDCSAKKSFLRGNHKCKLALDMLSNEVYDKEWDMIMIDGPKGYFDKAPGRMSAIYSAAVMARNRKGSGITHIFLHDVDRNVEKVYAELFLCRKNLVTSVGRLWHFEIPPASNVTNDFC, from the coding sequence ATGTTGAAATTAGCAATCGTAGGTTTAGTCTGCACCGCATTAATTATTTCCATTTTGTTTCGAATGTCAAATAATTCCATCCTCTGCAGAGCTCCGGTACTAGTAGGTCCGGGGATCCTCCCGGACACGAACTCAACAAAGAATGATGATATAATGTCCCAACAACTAAAAGTTGATGCCGTCCTACATTACGCCACGTCACGAGTGATACCACAACAGACGTTGGACGAGATCAAGGTATCCTTCGACGTTCTCAAATCTCTAACCCCGTGTAATTTTCTGGTATTCGGGCTAGGTCATGACTCGTTTATGTGGGCGTCTATAAATCCACGTGGCACCACGCTATTCCTAGAAGAAGATCCGAAATGGGTCAAGGCCGTAATAAAAGACGTGCCATTCCTACGTACCAACACCGTGAATTATCGTACAAAGTTGTCGGAGGCCGAGAAATTAATCGAACATTACCATAAGGAACCAGATTGTTCAGCTAAGAAATCATTCTTACGAGGTAACCATAAATGTAAATTAGCATTGGACATGTTATCTAATGAAGTGTACGATAAAGAATGGGACATGATTATGATTGATGGTCCAAAAGGTTATTTTGATAAAGCACCAGGAAGAATGTCAGCTATTTATTCTGCTGCTGTTATGGCAAGGAATAGGAAGGGATCTGGGATTACACATATATTTTTGCATGATGTGGATCGTAATGTTGAGAAAGTTTACGCAGAGCTATTTTTGTGTAGAAAAAATTTGGTGACAAGTGTAGGAAGGCTTTGGCATTTTGAGATTCCTCCGGCTTCTAACGTGACCAATGATTTTTGCTAG